The Geothrix sp. DNA segment ATCATCTCCAACAGCCGCGAGTGGATGAAGAAGTACCCCATCACCAAGTCGCTGGTCATGAACCCCCGCACCCCGCTGCCCGTGGCCATGACCCACTTCAAGCGACTCTACGAGAGCGACATGAAGCTGCTCATGAAGGACCGCAACGTGGCCGAGCTGCTCCGCCGCGAGGCCAAGCGGCTGGTGGAGATGAAGGCCCACGGCAAGGGCTAGGGATCCTTGGGGGCTAGCCGTTCAGAATCGTGATGTGGACGGGCTCATTCCGGTCCAGGGCCGCCTGCACCTTGGTCTTCAGGGCGACCAGCGCGCCGGTGGACGTGCTGCCGGCGATGGTGTCCCCGGCCAGCCTGCTCCCCACGAGGATGCAGCCATGCGTGTCGGCATCCGTGTTGCCACTGTGGATGAGGATCCCGTCGAAGAAGGGCACGTCCAGCAGGCGCATCATGGGTTTGCCCAGGCGCGGGCTCATGTTGATGATCACCTGGTAGGTGCCGGGCGGGATGGCGGTTTCATCCTGCACCTTACCCGCGCCCGTGGGGCCCAGGTCGCGGACCAGGTCCTCCAGGGTGTAGCACTCGAACTGGCCATCCACCGTGAGCGTGCCCGTGGTGGCGTGGGCGCTGGAGGGGTTGCGCTGCAGGCGGAGCTCCATGGATTACCTCGCGGGTCTGGCTGGATGTCTGGACGTGGACTGGTGGAACAGCCTAGCGAAAGGGGGCCTGTCCGTCCCGAAAAACCTGTCTGAAACCCCAAGTGATGTCCGGACATCCATTTCTTCTGATGGTCCCTTCAGACAGAGCGGATCCACTGCCGGGGGAAGACCTCAGCGGGGGAGCCGCTCGAGCAGGATGCCGGCTCCCGGGGACTCGGGCCGGTAGTAGGCGAGGCGCCCGGGAAGGCAGGACAGGACGGCGCCGGAGCTGTGCAGGCAGATGGCCTGGAGCGCCTCGGCGAGGGGCAGTTCCCGGCCGTCGAGCTTCAGTCCGGCCACCATCACATGGCAGGTGGGGCCGGCCCCCTTGGCTTTGAGCAGCTTCTCCAGCTCGGCGGGGTAGTCCTGGTGGCTGGGGACCAGGGTGCCCAGGGCGGATTGGTAGGGCAGGTCTCGGCCAAGGCGAGCCAGGATCTCGTGGCGGCGCTTGGCGCTGGCCAGGAACTGGGTCCACCGCGCCTGTTTTTCCGATCGGAGGAAGGCCTTCACGAACGGCCCTTCGTGATCCGTGGGGCCCTCTCCGGTGATGGGATCGGGCCTCAAGGCCGCCGCCGCTTGAAGTGGTTGCGGCTGTAGACCGCGAAGGGCTTGTCGGGCTGGGCGAGCTCGAAGGTCTCAGTGAACTCGTCGGCGGAGATCCAGTCATAGGTCTCCCGTGCCTTCCAGGTGCTGGGGATGTTCTCGACCTGCTCGCTGTCGAACACGCTGCGGGTGGGCGTGCTCAGGGCCGGGTTGAGGGCGTAGGTGACGACGAAGCCCTCCTGGTGGAACTGCCGGAACAGGAGCGTCTTCCGCTTCTTGTCGTAGCTGAACAGGCTCCAATGCTCGTGGACTTCGCCGGTCTTGTTCTTCTCCTGGGGCGGGAAGGTCGAGGTGTTGCGCTCGTGGAGGAAGCGGCCGTTCAGGACGAACTCGTAGCGCCGTGCCGCCGTGCCCGTCCCCGGCTCGCCCGAGGCCGCGCCCTGCCACTCGCCGGCCAGGGGCCGAAGGGGCGCCCAGGGATCTGGCTTCGCCTCCGGCGCCTGGGCCAGGAGGGTGGCGCCGAGGAGGCAGAACAGGGCCGCGGCGGGTCGGGTCATGGCGTTCCTTCCGGAGGGGATCAGGGCTGGGTGGGGCCGTCGATGGCCATGATTCTAACCCGCAGCGAGGTCTCGACCCTCGCGGCGCGGGTGATGCCGATGCTCAGGGTGTAGCGGTAGAGCCTGCGGGAGGCGGACTCCACCGTCCAGGTCTCGAGGGTGGCCTCCGACTCCTGGTCGTCAGGCCTCAGCCTTCTTTCGATGACGACCTGGCTGACCCGGCTGAAGCGATCCTGAGGGAACCGGGCGTCGTGGAAGGCCCTGATGCCGTAGTAGAGCTCCGGAAGGCAGCCTTCGCCCCGGGCGATCGACTGGAATGCGCCCTCGGGCGGCAGCTGGAGGGGCTGGCAGCCCAGGAGCAGCAGGGGCAGGAGCAGGACGGCCTTCACGGGGCGGGGATCAGGGACAACCCCAGGAACCGCGCCCCGGGGACGGGGTTCGGGCGATAGGGCGGGATGTCGCGGAAACCGAAGGCCAGGTACAGGCCCTGGGCCTCGGCCATGCTGGGCAGGGTGTCCAGGACGAGCTCCGCATAGCCGGCGGCCCGGGCCTCGTTGATGAGGCGGGTGACGAGCCGCCGGCCCAGTCCCAGCCCCCGGCCCTGGGGCCGGACGAAGAGTCGCTTCATCTCACCTCGGATGGGACTGAGGCCCCGGAGCGCGATGCAGCCCACGGGCCGGCCATCCTGCTTCGCGAGGAGCAGCCGCCCCGCGGGCGGTGCGTAGTCGCCGGGCAGGCGCCTCACCTCCTCGTCGAAGGACTGGAACCCGAGGTCGATGCCCAGGCCCGCCTGGTATTCCAGGAACAGCCCCCGGACCGCCTCGAGGTCCTGGCTGCATCCGGCGGGGTCGATGCTGAGCATGGAAAGGCTCCGGTCGCGGCTGGGAGTCAGCCGGGGCCGCCGGCGGAGGGCGGCACCTCGGCGCGGTAGACGAGGAAGTCGGTGGCGGGGGCGGGGCTTCCGAGCCGGCGGAGCATGGCGGCGAGCTGGCCGCGGTGGTAGGTCGAGTGGTTGGCGGCGTGGACGAGGAGGTCCCGCAGCGCGTGCGAGGCCGCCTTGCCGCTGAGCAGGGTGAACGCGCAGGTGGCCCCCAGGTCCGCCTCGGAGAGTCCCGCGAGGAAGGCGTCCCGCTCCGCTTCGACCTCCTTCAGTTGCCCCACCAGCTGGGCCAGGTCCGCGGACGCGACCCAGCCGGGCGCCGCCGTGGGATGGCTGCCCCGCCAGCGCTCCAGCCACAGCCACTCGGCGGAGACGATGTGGGCGAAAGTGGTGCGCAGGGTGGGGAAGCTGCCCCCGAGATCCTGGGCGGCCGCCTCCGGTGGGAGCTGCAGGATGGCCGAGGCGAGGCGCGCGTTGGCCCAGGCGTCGTAGCGGAAGAGGTCGAGGAGGTCGGCGGGGGTCATGGTGGCTCCGGATGGCGCATCGCCGGATGGAAGGGATCAAGCATAAGCGAAGGCGCGGGGGCCCGATGGGTGGGCCGGCTTCTTTTCCTGCGTGCCTACCTGGTGCCCGACCGCTGGTTCTGGGCCACTGCGGCTTGGATCAGATCTTTGA contains these protein-coding regions:
- a CDS encoding DUF5675 family protein, giving the protein MELRLQRNPSSAHATTGTLTVDGQFECYTLEDLVRDLGPTGAGKVQDETAIPPGTYQVIINMSPRLGKPMMRLLDVPFFDGILIHSGNTDADTHGCILVGSRLAGDTIAGSTSTGALVALKTKVQAALDRNEPVHITILNG
- a CDS encoding GNAT family N-acetyltransferase, with the protein product MLSIDPAGCSQDLEAVRGLFLEYQAGLGIDLGFQSFDEEVRRLPGDYAPPAGRLLLAKQDGRPVGCIALRGLSPIRGEMKRLFVRPQGRGLGLGRRLVTRLINEARAAGYAELVLDTLPSMAEAQGLYLAFGFRDIPPYRPNPVPGARFLGLSLIPAP
- a CDS encoding DinB family protein, with product MTPADLLDLFRYDAWANARLASAILQLPPEAAAQDLGGSFPTLRTTFAHIVSAEWLWLERWRGSHPTAAPGWVASADLAQLVGQLKEVEAERDAFLAGLSEADLGATCAFTLLSGKAASHALRDLLVHAANHSTYHRGQLAAMLRRLGSPAPATDFLVYRAEVPPSAGGPG